Proteins from a single region of Sphingomonas sp. FARSPH:
- a CDS encoding ZIP family metal transporter — protein sequence MQALLYTLAPVLAVVLGAIIASRSKLKPNLVAGLQHLAAGVVFAAAATEILPQVKHEASPSATLIGGAAGVATMLGLKAFEARFKGPMALLAAIGIDILVDGLVLGLAFVAGEKAGFLLTIALTLEVLFLGLTLTDELAETYRSRLRIIVIVSALALLLPLGALAAVPVATLSPVMVAGFLSFGLMALLYLVTEELLVEAHEKPDTPLISSMFFVGFLALLTLEEIMG from the coding sequence ATGCAGGCACTGCTTTACACGCTTGCGCCTGTGCTGGCGGTCGTGCTCGGCGCGATTATAGCGAGCCGCTCCAAGTTGAAGCCCAACCTTGTGGCCGGCCTCCAGCATCTCGCGGCAGGGGTCGTGTTCGCGGCGGCCGCGACTGAAATCCTGCCGCAGGTCAAGCATGAGGCGTCGCCCAGCGCGACGTTGATCGGCGGGGCGGCGGGCGTCGCGACGATGCTAGGGCTCAAGGCATTCGAAGCCCGCTTCAAAGGACCGATGGCGCTGCTCGCCGCGATCGGCATTGACATTCTGGTCGACGGCTTGGTGCTCGGCCTCGCTTTCGTGGCGGGCGAAAAGGCGGGTTTCCTGCTGACGATCGCGCTGACGCTGGAAGTGTTGTTCCTAGGGCTGACGCTGACCGACGAGCTGGCGGAAACCTATCGCTCGCGCCTTCGCATTATCGTGATCGTGTCGGCATTGGCGCTGCTGCTGCCGCTCGGCGCGCTTGCGGCCGTGCCCGTCGCCACGCTGTCGCCGGTGATGGTCGCCGGCTTCCTCAGCTTCGGGCTGATGGCGCTGCTCTATCTCGTCACGGAGGAGCTGCTGGTCGAGGCGCACGAGAAACCCGACACCCCGCTCATCAGCTCGATGTTCTTCGTGGGGTTCCTGGCCCTGCTCACGCTTGAGGAGATTATGGGATGA
- a CDS encoding bestrophin family protein, whose product MIVGTRPRFKQIIVEVWKPLTILFVWDVAVTAFHMMTPIKEPPLPTALFGTAIALFMGFRTNAAYARWWEARTLWGALINASRSLARITRSLTKGEPEGSEMRHNIILRQIAFAHSMRCQLRRQSPYEEIARVAGTEVADMAVARLNPANALLEDISGIYADALAEGRITEIQQATVERVLIDIANAQGGMERIKNTPLPNGFRFFPNLFTRVFCVLLPIALVESLGLATPIGSTLIGLVFLAVLSIGEDLTDPFANSVHDVPLTAMCRTIEIDLLQTAGLPAPEPLTPDHGVLW is encoded by the coding sequence ATGATTGTCGGCACAAGGCCACGATTCAAGCAGATTATTGTCGAGGTTTGGAAGCCTCTCACGATCCTGTTCGTGTGGGACGTGGCGGTGACGGCATTCCACATGATGACCCCGATCAAGGAACCGCCTTTGCCGACGGCGCTGTTCGGCACTGCCATCGCGCTCTTCATGGGGTTTCGGACCAACGCCGCTTATGCACGCTGGTGGGAAGCGCGAACTCTTTGGGGCGCGCTCATCAATGCCTCGCGCAGCTTGGCCCGGATCACGCGCAGCCTGACCAAGGGGGAACCCGAGGGCAGTGAGATGCGGCACAACATCATCCTGCGGCAGATCGCCTTTGCGCACTCGATGCGCTGCCAGCTTCGCCGACAGTCGCCCTATGAAGAGATTGCCCGGGTCGCTGGAACGGAAGTCGCCGATATGGCGGTCGCCCGCCTGAACCCTGCCAACGCGCTCCTGGAGGACATATCGGGCATTTACGCCGACGCGCTCGCGGAAGGTCGGATCACCGAAATCCAGCAGGCAACTGTGGAGCGCGTCCTGATCGACATCGCCAATGCGCAGGGCGGCATGGAGCGGATCAAGAACACGCCGCTGCCCAATGGCTTTCGGTTCTTCCCGAACCTCTTCACGCGTGTGTTCTGCGTGCTGCTCCCGATCGCGCTGGTCGAATCCCTGGGCCTTGCCACGCCGATCGGATCGACGCTGATCGGACTCGTCTTCCTCGCGGTGCTGAGCATCGGCGAGGATCTGACCGATCCGTTCGCCAATAGCGTCCACGATGTCCCGCTCACGGCAATGTGTCGCACGATCGAGATCGACCTTCTCCAAACCGCGGGACTTCCGGCCCCCGAGCCGCTGACACCTGACCACGGGGTGCTGTGGTGA
- the fliE gene encoding flagellar hook-basal body complex protein FliE translates to MSDTSISNVMAIRAEVIARSRALREAQPTAPPGVTPTAPASTFADTLNAVVAKVNETQEQEDVVTEAYERGETTDIATVALIQSRASITFEATLQVRNKLLSAYRDIMNMPIG, encoded by the coding sequence ATGTCTGACACGTCGATCTCGAATGTGATGGCCATTCGCGCCGAAGTAATCGCGCGAAGCCGCGCCTTGCGCGAGGCGCAGCCGACGGCACCGCCCGGCGTGACGCCGACCGCTCCAGCCTCAACCTTTGCCGACACCCTCAATGCCGTGGTGGCGAAGGTCAACGAGACCCAGGAGCAGGAGGATGTCGTCACCGAAGCATATGAACGGGGCGAAACCACCGACATTGCAACCGTCGCGCTCATCCAGAGCCGTGCATCCATTACTTTCGAGGCGACGCTGCAAGTCCGGAACAAGCTGCTGTCTGCATATCGAGACATCATGAACATGCCGATCGGATGA
- a CDS encoding SRPBCC family protein, with translation MPRTITSSMLHGGPLRIWSAITDPDHRRAWSPLVFLDNPCQLGETECTFAIQGITRPIRTPALVDQFDKPHAFAWSCGIPYLFTLEERYELAGDDGGTRLTHSCTLRGALSLPFAAMMLRRLRSLMVDADDRLATYLRWRVGQPARGINRQRVPSRYRRKAR, from the coding sequence ATGCCTCGCACCATAACCAGCTCAATGCTTCACGGCGGGCCACTGCGGATCTGGTCGGCGATCACCGATCCGGATCATCGCCGGGCTTGGAGTCCGCTCGTATTCCTCGACAACCCGTGCCAGCTTGGCGAGACGGAATGTACCTTCGCGATCCAGGGCATCACCCGGCCAATTCGGACGCCGGCCCTGGTCGATCAATTCGACAAGCCGCACGCCTTCGCTTGGTCCTGCGGCATCCCTTATCTGTTCACGCTCGAAGAGCGGTACGAGCTGGCAGGGGACGACGGTGGCACCAGGCTAACACATAGCTGCACGCTGCGCGGGGCGCTGTCTTTGCCGTTCGCGGCGATGATGTTGCGTCGTCTGCGGTCCCTGATGGTCGATGCCGACGATCGACTTGCGACCTATCTGCGCTGGCGGGTGGGTCAGCCTGCCCGTGGGATCAATCGTCAGCGCGTCCCCTCCCGCTACAGGAGGAAGGCGCGATGA
- a CDS encoding efflux RND transporter permease subunit: MIARIVTWAVEKRWLVLLLTVIVAAIGAFSLYRLPIDAVPDITNNQVQINVRAPALSPELVEKQVSFPIETALAGTPGLEYTRSLSRNGFAQITAVFSDATDIYFARQQVGERLRGVQENLPDGVNPEMGPIATGLGEVYMYTVRLDHREDDKHKPGEPGQQPDGSYITPEGERLTTEEDKATYLRTAQDWIVTPLLKTTPGLAGVDSIGGYAKQFLVVPDVQKLASLGITLTDLGNALERNNTSVGGGFVNRNGEGLAVRSDALVRNASELARTVIATRNGVPITVEQVATVKTGQAIRMGSASENGTEVVVGTAIMRIGENSRIVSTAVAEKLKTINASLPPDVVIQPVLNRTELVNSTIKTVAKNLSEGAVLVIVVLFLLLGNFRAALIAALVIPITMMLTGFGMLRAGVSANLMSLGALDFGLIVDGAVIIVENALRRLAEQQHHEGRLLSVKERLATVAAAAREMIRPSVYGQAIIILVYVPLLTLTGVEGKTFGPMALTVIIALAFAFILSLTFVPAMIAIWLSKKVEEKDGRIITWLKKRYEPGLDRAMKRPTLTIGAGVGSLVVAALAFTTLGSVFLPQLDEGDLLIQSLRIPATSVQQSQAMQVPIERMMSKQPEVQFVYSKTGTAELAADPMPPNATDMFVILKPRKDWPDPELPKEELVSRIEGNLAKIPGNAYEITQPIQMRFNELIAGVRGDIAVKVFGDDFNQMNRTAEQIAAVLRRTQGAADVKVEQTTGLPMLDIRVNRDAMARLGVTAQDVQDTVTATIGGRTSGQIFEGDRRFPVVIRLSEAQRADIGLLQQVQVPVAGGGYVPLSSVAEIKVVDGPNQISRENGKRRVVVQANVRGRDVGSVVADAQAAIGSQLRLPAGTYLEWGGQFENLQSASERLKLVIPACFILILLLLYGALGSVRDAAIVFTGVPFALVGGVLLLFLRGMDFSISAAVGFIALSGIAVLNGLVMVSSIQDLIRSGLSREEAAHVGAMQRLRPVIMTALVASLGFVPMALGEGAGAEVQKPLATVVIGGLISATLLTLFVLPTLYARFGQKVIEKPEHYNEEHEGDDHGQTFVNNLA; this comes from the coding sequence ATGATCGCCCGTATCGTAACCTGGGCGGTCGAGAAGCGCTGGCTAGTCCTGCTCCTCACCGTCATCGTCGCCGCCATCGGCGCCTTTTCCCTCTACCGGCTACCGATCGACGCGGTGCCGGACATCACCAACAATCAGGTCCAGATCAACGTCCGCGCGCCTGCCCTCTCGCCCGAGCTGGTCGAGAAGCAGGTGTCGTTTCCAATCGAAACCGCGCTCGCCGGCACCCCCGGCCTGGAATATACGCGCTCGTTGAGCCGCAACGGCTTCGCGCAGATCACGGCGGTCTTTTCGGACGCGACGGACATCTATTTCGCCCGCCAGCAGGTGGGCGAGCGTCTGCGGGGCGTGCAAGAGAATCTGCCCGACGGCGTGAACCCTGAAATGGGTCCGATCGCGACAGGCCTGGGCGAGGTGTACATGTACACCGTTCGTCTCGATCATCGCGAGGACGACAAGCACAAGCCCGGTGAACCGGGCCAACAGCCCGATGGCAGCTACATCACGCCAGAGGGCGAGCGACTGACGACCGAAGAGGACAAGGCGACCTACCTGCGCACCGCGCAGGACTGGATCGTGACGCCGCTTCTGAAGACCACACCGGGCCTCGCCGGTGTCGACTCGATTGGCGGTTACGCCAAGCAGTTCCTCGTCGTGCCCGACGTGCAGAAGCTGGCCTCGCTCGGCATCACGCTGACGGACCTGGGAAATGCGCTGGAGCGCAATAACACCAGCGTCGGCGGTGGCTTCGTCAATCGCAATGGCGAAGGTCTGGCTGTTCGCTCGGATGCGCTCGTTCGCAATGCCAGCGAGTTGGCCAGGACCGTGATCGCGACACGTAACGGCGTGCCGATCACGGTCGAACAAGTTGCGACTGTGAAGACGGGTCAGGCGATCCGCATGGGTTCGGCATCGGAGAACGGTACCGAAGTCGTTGTCGGCACGGCGATCATGCGGATCGGCGAGAACAGCCGCATCGTGTCGACCGCGGTCGCTGAGAAACTGAAGACGATCAACGCTTCGCTGCCTCCTGACGTCGTAATTCAGCCGGTGCTGAACCGCACCGAGCTGGTCAATTCGACGATCAAGACGGTCGCGAAAAACCTGTCCGAAGGCGCGGTGCTGGTCATCGTCGTGCTCTTCCTGCTGCTCGGCAACTTCCGTGCGGCCCTGATCGCGGCGTTGGTCATCCCGATCACCATGATGCTGACAGGCTTTGGTATGCTGCGCGCTGGGGTCTCGGCCAATCTGATGAGCCTTGGGGCTTTGGACTTCGGTCTGATCGTCGACGGCGCCGTCATCATTGTCGAAAACGCGCTGCGCCGGCTTGCCGAGCAACAGCATCATGAAGGCCGATTGCTCAGCGTCAAGGAACGGCTCGCGACCGTGGCAGCCGCTGCGCGTGAGATGATCCGTCCCTCTGTGTACGGGCAGGCAATCATCATCCTCGTCTACGTACCGCTGCTCACGCTGACCGGCGTGGAGGGTAAAACGTTCGGACCGATGGCGCTGACCGTCATCATCGCGCTCGCCTTCGCCTTCATCCTCTCTCTCACCTTCGTGCCGGCGATGATTGCGATCTGGCTGTCGAAGAAGGTCGAGGAGAAGGACGGCCGCATCATCACGTGGCTGAAGAAGCGCTACGAACCCGGTCTCGACCGGGCCATGAAGCGCCCGACGCTGACGATCGGTGCGGGTGTGGGAAGCCTTGTGGTGGCGGCGCTTGCTTTCACTACGCTCGGCTCGGTGTTCCTGCCGCAGCTCGACGAAGGCGATTTGCTGATCCAGTCGCTCCGCATTCCGGCAACGTCGGTCCAGCAGAGCCAGGCGATGCAGGTGCCGATCGAGCGGATGATGTCGAAGCAGCCGGAGGTGCAATTCGTCTATTCCAAGACGGGCACCGCCGAGCTGGCGGCCGACCCGATGCCGCCGAACGCGACCGACATGTTCGTCATCCTGAAGCCGCGCAAGGATTGGCCGGATCCTGAGCTTCCCAAGGAGGAGCTGGTCAGCCGGATCGAGGGTAATCTCGCGAAGATTCCGGGAAATGCCTACGAGATCACCCAGCCCATCCAGATGCGCTTCAACGAGCTGATCGCCGGCGTGCGCGGCGACATCGCGGTGAAGGTGTTCGGGGACGACTTCAACCAGATGAACCGGACGGCCGAGCAAATCGCGGCGGTGCTGCGCAGAACGCAAGGCGCAGCGGACGTGAAGGTGGAGCAGACGACCGGTCTTCCCATGCTCGACATTCGCGTCAACCGCGACGCGATGGCGCGGTTGGGCGTTACGGCTCAGGATGTGCAGGACACCGTGACTGCGACGATCGGCGGGCGAACATCGGGCCAGATCTTCGAGGGCGACCGTCGCTTCCCCGTGGTGATCCGCCTGTCGGAGGCGCAGCGTGCCGACATCGGCCTGCTCCAACAGGTGCAGGTGCCGGTGGCAGGCGGCGGCTATGTACCGCTGTCCAGCGTCGCCGAGATCAAGGTGGTCGATGGTCCGAACCAGATCAGCCGCGAGAACGGCAAGCGGCGCGTGGTGGTGCAAGCCAACGTGCGTGGCCGCGACGTCGGATCCGTCGTGGCGGATGCGCAGGCGGCGATCGGCAGCCAACTCCGGCTGCCTGCCGGCACCTATCTCGAATGGGGCGGCCAGTTCGAGAACCTCCAATCGGCAAGCGAACGGCTGAAGCTGGTCATTCCGGCTTGCTTCATCTTGATCCTGCTGCTCCTCTACGGGGCGTTGGGATCGGTCCGCGACGCCGCGATCGTGTTCACCGGCGTGCCTTTCGCGCTGGTGGGCGGCGTCCTGTTGCTGTTCCTGCGGGGCATGGACTTCTCGATCTCGGCGGCAGTGGGCTTCATCGCCCTCTCGGGCATCGCGGTCCTCAACGGCCTCGTCATGGTCAGCTCAATCCAGGATCTGATCCGGTCGGGGCTATCGCGCGAGGAGGCGGCCCATGTCGGCGCAATGCAGCGTCTGCGGCCAGTCATCATGACCGCGCTAGTCGCCAGCCTCGGCTTCGTGCCGATGGCGCTGGGCGAAGGCGCCGGCGCAGAGGTTCAAAAGCCTTTGGCGACGGTCGTCATCGGCGGTCTGATCTCGGCGACGCTTCTTACGCTGTTCGTGCTGCCGACACTCTATGCCCGGTTCGGGCAGAAAGTGATCGAGAAGCCCGAGCACTACAATGAGGAGCATGAAGGGGACGACCACGGTCAGACCTTCGTGAACAACTTGGCCTGA
- a CDS encoding efflux RND transporter periplasmic adaptor subunit codes for MKSFYLAGAASLALLLAACGGKDGGNEATAEGAAANETAAGTEKGGAEGGHAGEGVVTLGADQIATAGVQVGRPIIGGAGTIELPAIIEGDPQGTQVVSAAIAGRVVALTRNLGQSVGRGQTIAVIESREAAQIKGEVEAARARLQLANSNLAREQRLFAQRVSPEQDLIAARTAATEARIALTQAQSMVSAAGVGGGGLNRLGIAAPISGQIIARPVTLGQTVAADAELYRIANLSQVSIALNLKPEDAGRVRPGNTVLVKAAGRQATARVTFVSPALDPQTRLVPALATLDNRGGEWRVGEPVTAAVQLTGSGGSGAVRVPTTAVQSFEGKSVVFVRTPTGFKATPVQLGDASGDTVIVRSGLTGNEQIATTGSFTLKAEIGKGEASHED; via the coding sequence ATGAAGAGCTTTTATCTCGCGGGCGCGGCGTCGCTCGCCCTGCTCTTGGCTGCCTGCGGCGGCAAGGATGGCGGAAACGAGGCAACTGCCGAAGGCGCAGCTGCCAATGAGACGGCAGCGGGCACGGAAAAGGGCGGTGCTGAAGGCGGTCATGCCGGTGAAGGCGTCGTCACATTGGGTGCCGACCAGATCGCCACAGCGGGCGTCCAGGTCGGACGGCCGATCATCGGCGGGGCCGGGACGATCGAGCTGCCCGCGATCATCGAGGGCGACCCACAGGGAACGCAGGTCGTCTCGGCCGCAATTGCGGGACGCGTGGTCGCGCTCACCCGTAACCTCGGCCAATCGGTCGGACGCGGCCAGACCATTGCGGTCATCGAAAGCCGCGAGGCGGCGCAGATCAAGGGCGAGGTCGAGGCGGCGCGGGCGCGGCTTCAGCTCGCTAATTCGAACCTCGCGCGCGAACAGCGGCTGTTCGCGCAGAGAGTCTCCCCTGAACAGGATCTGATCGCCGCCCGCACAGCGGCGACGGAGGCGCGGATCGCCCTGACGCAGGCGCAGAGCATGGTTTCGGCGGCGGGTGTCGGCGGCGGCGGGCTCAACCGGCTCGGCATTGCCGCGCCGATCTCGGGCCAGATCATTGCGCGCCCCGTGACGCTGGGACAAACGGTCGCGGCGGATGCCGAACTCTATCGCATCGCCAACCTGAGCCAGGTGTCGATCGCGCTTAATCTCAAGCCCGAGGATGCGGGCCGGGTGCGTCCCGGCAATACGGTGCTGGTGAAGGCGGCAGGCCGTCAGGCGACCGCCCGCGTGACCTTCGTGTCGCCGGCGCTTGATCCGCAGACGCGGCTCGTGCCTGCGCTCGCCACCCTCGACAATCGCGGTGGCGAATGGCGGGTCGGCGAGCCTGTGACGGCAGCCGTGCAGCTCACGGGCAGCGGCGGGAGCGGGGCGGTCCGCGTGCCGACGACGGCGGTCCAGAGTTTCGAGGGCAAGTCGGTCGTGTTCGTGCGCACGCCCACCGGCTTCAAGGCGACCCCGGTCCAGCTCGGCGATGCGTCGGGCGACACGGTGATCGTCCGGTCGGGCCTGACCGGCAACGAACAGATCGCCACCACCGGAAGTTTCACGCTCAAGGCCGAGATCGGCAAGGGCGAAGCGAGCCACGAGGATTAA
- a CDS encoding TolC family protein — translation MNRILAAMLAAASCATMAQAQVGPSAPVAQDAPVYTLDQAVSAAGGSAPAAEAATAGIDAARAGRTVAGLRPNPVVQGQVENVIGSGPYRGVRSAETTVGFAIPIELGGKRGARVAVANAQLSRAEIQAAIIAADVRLQVTQLYVEAVAADRRVMTARDQARIASDALRAAGVRVQAGRASPLEQQRADVARINADANVERQLRLAEAARANLARRIGRPIDGLLDDTLLDRLPGVNVYGPLAPVNTTGTLALAAANADFSIAEAGVRLARANRVPDLNVGPSIRRLEATNDMAAVFSVSIPIPVFNNGRAAIAQATAQRTQADAQRRVTALDIEQAITDAQAQAANAATTARAASGPALAAAQEAARIARIGYREGKFGQLELLDAERTLAETRVAAIDALANYQNARAQVERLTARAPNGGNQ, via the coding sequence ATGAATCGTATCCTCGCGGCCATGCTGGCCGCAGCGTCTTGCGCCACGATGGCGCAGGCGCAGGTCGGACCGTCCGCGCCTGTTGCGCAGGATGCGCCGGTCTACACGCTTGACCAAGCGGTCAGTGCAGCGGGCGGTTCGGCCCCTGCTGCGGAAGCGGCGACAGCTGGAATCGACGCGGCCCGTGCAGGTCGCACAGTCGCCGGCTTGCGGCCCAATCCGGTGGTTCAAGGCCAAGTCGAGAATGTCATCGGCTCCGGGCCGTATCGGGGGGTCCGCAGCGCGGAAACCACGGTCGGCTTTGCGATCCCGATCGAGCTAGGCGGCAAGCGCGGCGCCCGCGTCGCGGTCGCCAATGCGCAATTGTCCCGGGCCGAGATCCAGGCCGCGATCATCGCGGCGGATGTCCGGCTTCAGGTAACGCAGCTCTATGTCGAAGCGGTCGCGGCCGATCGCCGGGTAATGACAGCCCGCGATCAGGCCCGGATCGCCAGCGATGCGCTGCGGGCCGCGGGCGTTCGCGTGCAGGCAGGGCGGGCATCGCCACTCGAGCAACAGCGCGCGGATGTCGCGCGTATCAATGCCGACGCCAATGTGGAGCGGCAGCTTCGCTTGGCCGAGGCGGCCCGCGCCAATCTGGCGCGTCGGATCGGACGGCCGATCGACGGCCTGCTCGATGACACGCTGCTCGATCGCCTTCCCGGTGTGAACGTCTATGGGCCGTTGGCACCGGTCAACACGACCGGCACACTCGCGCTGGCGGCAGCCAACGCGGATTTCTCCATTGCCGAAGCCGGCGTGCGGCTCGCGCGCGCCAATCGCGTGCCTGACCTGAACGTCGGGCCGTCGATCCGCCGCCTGGAAGCGACCAACGACATGGCGGCGGTGTTCAGCGTGTCGATCCCGATCCCGGTGTTCAACAATGGTCGCGCCGCGATTGCGCAGGCGACCGCGCAGCGGACCCAGGCGGATGCGCAGCGCCGCGTGACCGCGCTCGACATCGAACAGGCGATCACGGACGCGCAGGCGCAGGCGGCCAATGCCGCAACGACGGCTCGTGCGGCGTCGGGGCCGGCGCTGGCGGCTGCACAGGAGGCCGCCCGCATCGCGCGGATCGGCTATCGCGAGGGCAAGTTCGGCCAGCTCGAATTGCTCGATGCTGAACGCACGCTCGCCGAAACGCGGGTCGCCGCGATCGACGCGCTTGCCAATTACCAGAATGCCCGCGCGCAAGTGGAGCGACTGACCGCTCGTGCGCCCAATGGGGGGAATCAGTGA
- a CDS encoding cation transporter, with product MADACCSSKRDTIAELGRKAEQRRVLIIVMLINLAMFVVEFGGGVVARSSALMADSVDMFGDAVVYALSLYALHRGARWEAGAALAKGGIILAFGVAVIFEIADKIANGVPPASGLMLGVGSAALVANLICLALLWRFRRENVNMSSTFECSRNDVASNVGVLAAAGLVGLTGSAWPDIIVGGLIAVIFLRSAWRVLREAWPAWHAAKAPARELLQ from the coding sequence ATGGCAGACGCTTGTTGCTCATCGAAACGCGACACGATCGCGGAACTTGGTCGCAAGGCCGAGCAGCGCCGCGTGCTCATCATCGTGATGCTCATCAATCTCGCGATGTTCGTGGTCGAGTTTGGTGGCGGCGTCGTCGCGCGTTCCTCTGCCTTGATGGCGGATTCGGTCGACATGTTCGGCGACGCGGTGGTCTATGCGCTCAGTCTCTATGCATTGCATCGAGGCGCGCGCTGGGAAGCGGGTGCGGCGCTGGCGAAGGGTGGCATCATCCTGGCTTTCGGCGTCGCGGTCATTTTCGAGATCGCTGACAAGATTGCGAACGGCGTTCCTCCGGCATCGGGCTTGATGCTCGGGGTCGGCAGCGCCGCGCTGGTTGCGAACCTGATCTGCCTCGCGCTGCTTTGGCGCTTCCGCCGCGAGAATGTGAACATGTCGAGCACGTTCGAGTGCTCGCGCAATGATGTCGCGTCGAACGTCGGGGTTCTCGCGGCTGCCGGATTGGTCGGCCTGACCGGCTCGGCTTGGCCGGACATCATCGTCGGCGGATTGATCGCCGTGATCTTCCTGCGCTCGGCATGGCGCGTGCTTCGGGAAGCCTGGCCGGCATGGCATGCCGCGAAGGCACCGGCTCGCGAGTTATTGCAATGA
- a CDS encoding MerR family transcriptional regulator, with translation MKIGEIAKRTGLKIETVRFYEAEGLVPAPIRSGGNYRLYDRSHLDRLSFIKRSRDLGFTLDQVRALLRLSDDPRGSCAEADQIAAVHIAEIDRKLADLTALRTEIAQWGDTCNASIVAECKVIDALSLSPGVKTVRGC, from the coding sequence ATGAAAATCGGTGAGATCGCAAAGCGCACCGGGTTGAAGATCGAGACGGTCCGTTTCTACGAGGCCGAAGGGCTGGTTCCCGCTCCCATCCGTAGCGGTGGCAACTATCGACTCTATGATCGCTCGCACCTTGATCGTCTGTCGTTCATCAAACGCTCGCGTGATCTGGGTTTCACCCTGGATCAGGTTCGTGCGCTCCTGCGGCTTTCAGATGATCCGCGCGGTTCCTGTGCCGAGGCCGACCAAATTGCTGCGGTCCACATCGCGGAAATCGATCGCAAGCTGGCCGACCTTACAGCGTTGAGAACGGAAATCGCTCAGTGGGGTGACACCTGCAACGCCAGCATCGTTGCCGAATGCAAGGTTATCGACGCCCTGTCGTTGAGTCCTGGTGTCAAAACCGTCCGGGGCTGTTGA